In Crinalium epipsammum PCC 9333, the following are encoded in one genomic region:
- a CDS encoding ATP-dependent Clp protease proteolytic subunit — protein sequence MPIGVPKVPYRLPGEQYTQWIDIYNRLYRERIIFLGRDVDDEIANQIIAVMLYLDSEDPGKDIYLYINSPGGSVTAGMAIFDTMQHIKSDVVTICVGLAASMGSFLLAAGTKGKRLALPHSRIMIHQPSGGARGQATDIEIEAREIIRIRRQLNQIYANNTGKPLEKIEKDMDRDFFMSAQEAMEYGLIDRVIEERPV from the coding sequence ATGCCGATAGGTGTCCCGAAAGTTCCTTACCGCTTGCCAGGGGAACAATATACTCAGTGGATTGATATCTACAATCGTCTATACCGAGAACGGATTATTTTCTTAGGTAGAGATGTTGATGATGAAATTGCTAACCAAATCATCGCTGTAATGCTATATCTGGATTCTGAAGATCCAGGTAAAGATATCTATCTTTATATAAATTCTCCTGGTGGATCTGTAACAGCAGGCATGGCGATTTTTGACACCATGCAACACATTAAATCTGATGTAGTGACAATTTGTGTAGGTTTAGCAGCTTCTATGGGTTCTTTCCTACTAGCTGCTGGTACCAAAGGTAAACGGTTAGCTTTGCCGCACTCACGAATTATGATTCATCAACCTTCTGGTGGCGCTCGTGGGCAAGCTACAGATATTGAGATTGAGGCGAGAGAAATTATCCGCATTCGTCGCCAACTCAATCAAATCTATGCTAATAACACAGGCAAGCCTCTAGAAAAGATTGAGAAGGACATGGATCGTGACTTTTTCATGTCTGCTCAAGAAGCAATGGAATATGGTCTAATTGACCGTGTAATTGAAGAACGCCCAGTATAA
- a CDS encoding ATP-dependent Clp protease proteolytic subunit has product MNIPIQAVQSPYYGDNFYRTPPPDLPSMLLKERIVYLGMPLVPSVTELIVAELLYLQYEDPEKPIKIYINSTGTSNYNGEPIGFETEAFAICDTMSYIKPPIHTICIGSAMGMAAMLLSAGTKGCRVSLPNANIVLHQPKAYARGQATDIQIRAKEVLANKATLLEILSKNTGNAPEKIAKDMDRMLYMTPFEAKEYGLIDQVLESTAEALSPLPVGVP; this is encoded by the coding sequence ATGAACATACCAATTCAGGCAGTTCAATCTCCATACTACGGTGATAACTTTTACCGTACACCACCGCCAGACCTCCCCTCCATGTTATTGAAGGAGCGAATTGTCTATCTGGGTATGCCTCTAGTACCATCGGTTACGGAGTTAATCGTTGCTGAACTGCTGTATTTACAATACGAAGACCCGGAAAAACCGATTAAAATCTACATCAATTCCACTGGTACATCAAATTACAATGGCGAGCCGATTGGCTTTGAAACCGAAGCATTTGCCATCTGCGACACCATGAGCTACATCAAACCACCCATCCACACCATCTGTATTGGTTCAGCGATGGGAATGGCGGCAATGTTGCTGTCTGCTGGTACTAAAGGTTGCAGAGTTAGCTTACCCAATGCCAACATTGTCCTGCACCAGCCAAAAGCCTACGCTCGCGGTCAAGCAACTGACATTCAAATACGAGCTAAGGAAGTGTTGGCAAACAAAGCGACATTGCTGGAAATACTCTCTAAAAATACAGGTAACGCGCCAGAAAAAATTGCCAAAGATATGGATCGGATGTTATATATGACTCCTTTTGAGGCAAAAGAGTATGGTCTGATCGATCAAGTTTTAGAGTCAACAGCAGAAGCGCTTTCACCCCTTCCGGTAGGAGTTCCTTAA
- a CDS encoding J domain-containing protein has product MNLTDCYRLLGLNSEASTAEIKKSYRRLARKYHPDINGSNQQAQAKFIELTEAYKLLLSAVNTPRIPASQAAKQTQKQDTNVIWQQPRVTKVVRTSKDKENQQQAPPELSLSELQIKWSAYKQLQQLLKSRKFARAIALAEALAQRFPQDPEVRQWNAIAYSSWGRQLVSDRQLDKARIYLKKALRTDPHNRSLWIEVERDFRRIEQML; this is encoded by the coding sequence ATGAATCTGACGGATTGTTATCGCTTGTTGGGCTTAAATTCTGAAGCATCGACGGCTGAAATTAAGAAATCTTATCGGCGTTTAGCACGGAAATATCATCCTGATATTAACGGCAGCAATCAGCAAGCTCAAGCTAAGTTTATTGAATTGACTGAGGCGTATAAGTTACTTCTAAGTGCTGTCAATACGCCTAGAATACCTGCATCTCAGGCAGCAAAGCAGACGCAAAAACAAGATACTAATGTAATCTGGCAGCAGCCACGAGTAACAAAGGTTGTTCGCACTTCTAAGGATAAGGAAAATCAGCAGCAAGCTCCACCTGAACTGTCGTTAAGTGAGTTACAGATTAAGTGGAGTGCTTATAAGCAGTTGCAGCAGTTGCTTAAGTCTCGTAAGTTTGCCCGCGCGATCGCACTTGCAGAAGCCTTAGCACAACGCTTTCCCCAAGATCCAGAAGTCAGACAGTGGAATGCGATCGCATATTCTAGTTGGGGTCGTCAGTTGGTGAGCGATCGTCAATTAGATAAAGCCAGAATTTATCTCAAAAAAGCTCTCCGTACCGATCCTCATAACCGTTCATTGTGGATAGAAGTAGAACGAGATTTTCGACGCATTGAACAGATGCTATAA